In a single window of the Gossypium hirsutum isolate 1008001.06 chromosome A13, Gossypium_hirsutum_v2.1, whole genome shotgun sequence genome:
- the LOC107943631 gene encoding methyl-CpG-binding domain-containing protein 5 isoform X1 yields the protein MSDPVQTSPADLPSDPLLKPGAFIDVNGERKPAEPTKARNGSIPNGSQPETPSRGSVNSSSSADSKVKRRVVAPETWLPPGWLIEDRVRTSGATAGLVDKYYVDPTSGRKFRSKKEVLYFLENGSPPPKRKKGTELPGSEVPSTGNSPGQKQKKSAKKQKPLNFDFINVPEKVDWILTDACLDSWTPFLGNDLVPESTKQDWATAFTSLAVKKSSQAMF from the exons ATGTCTGACCCGGTTCAAACCTCCCCGGCCGATTTACCTTCCGATCCGCTTCTCAAACCCGGAGCTTTCATCGACGTCAACGGTGAACGAAAACCGGCCGAGCCAACCAAAGCTCGCAACGGTTCGATCCCGAACGGTTCCCAACCGGAGACACCTTCGCGGGGCTCGGTCAACTCTTCATCGTCGGCAGATTCTAAGGTCAAACGGCGCGTAGTGGCCCCGGAAACTTGGTTGCCGCCTGGATGGTTGATCGAAGATAGGGTTCGGACCTCCGGCGCCACTGCTGGACTAGTTGATAAG TATTACGTTGATCCAACGTCAGGCCGAAAATTTAGATCCAAGAAAGAAGTGCTTTACTTTTTAGAAAACGGATCTCCCCCACCTAAACGGAAGAAGGGAACTGAGCTTCCTGGCAGTGAAGTACCT TCTACAGGAAACTCTCCCGGCCAAAAACAGAAGAAGTCTGCTAAAAAACAGAAGCCGTTGAACTTTGATTTCATTAACGTTCCGGAGAAAGTCGATTGGATTTTAACTGATGCCTGTTTGGACTCCTGGACTCCCTTCCTCGGGAACGATTTAGTGCCTGAATCTACTAAACAAGATTGGGCCACTGCATTTACGTCCCTAGCAGTCAAGAAAAGTAGTCAAGCAATGTTTTGA
- the LOC107943631 gene encoding methyl-CpG-binding domain-containing protein 6 isoform X2 produces MSDPVQTSPADLPSDPLLKPGAFIDVNGERKPAEPTKARNGSIPNGSQPETPSRGSVNSSSSADSKVKRRVVAPETWLPPGWLIEDRVRTSGATAGLVDKYYVDPTSGRKFRSKKEVLYFLENGSPPPKRKKGTELPGSEVPVSQKQKAILQETLPAKNRRSLLKNRSR; encoded by the exons ATGTCTGACCCGGTTCAAACCTCCCCGGCCGATTTACCTTCCGATCCGCTTCTCAAACCCGGAGCTTTCATCGACGTCAACGGTGAACGAAAACCGGCCGAGCCAACCAAAGCTCGCAACGGTTCGATCCCGAACGGTTCCCAACCGGAGACACCTTCGCGGGGCTCGGTCAACTCTTCATCGTCGGCAGATTCTAAGGTCAAACGGCGCGTAGTGGCCCCGGAAACTTGGTTGCCGCCTGGATGGTTGATCGAAGATAGGGTTCGGACCTCCGGCGCCACTGCTGGACTAGTTGATAAG TATTACGTTGATCCAACGTCAGGCCGAAAATTTAGATCCAAGAAAGAAGTGCTTTACTTTTTAGAAAACGGATCTCCCCCACCTAAACGGAAGAAGGGAACTGAGCTTCCTGGCAGTGAAGTACCTGTAAGTCAGAAACAAAAAGCCAT TCTACAGGAAACTCTCCCGGCCAAAAACAGAAGAAGTCTGCTAAAAAACAGAAGCCGTTGA